Proteins encoded by one window of Bauldia sp.:
- a CDS encoding cold-shock protein: MGAKASPEQLPLGGDVNEEAPVDLIEISGVIKWFDASKGYGFIVPDSGMPDVLLHVTCLRRGGFQTAYEGARVVVEVLNRVKGLQAFRVISMDESTAIHPPQVTTARTHTSVVPTSGLERAVVKWFNRVRGYGFLTRGEGTEDIFVHMETLRRYGLTELRPGQVVLVRYGNGSKGLMAAEIRPDGGGSFPSH; encoded by the coding sequence ATGGGGGCGAAAGCTTCTCCAGAACAACTTCCGCTTGGCGGTGACGTCAATGAGGAAGCACCCGTAGATCTCATCGAGATTTCCGGCGTTATCAAATGGTTTGACGCTTCGAAGGGCTATGGATTCATAGTTCCCGACAGCGGCATGCCGGACGTGCTGCTGCACGTCACGTGCTTGCGCCGGGGCGGTTTCCAGACCGCCTACGAAGGCGCGCGCGTCGTGGTCGAGGTGCTCAACCGCGTCAAAGGTCTGCAGGCCTTCCGCGTCATCAGCATGGACGAATCGACGGCCATCCATCCGCCGCAGGTCACCACCGCGCGCACGCACACATCGGTTGTACCTACAAGCGGACTGGAGCGGGCGGTGGTCAAGTGGTTCAACCGCGTGCGCGGCTACGGCTTCCTGACGCGCGGCGAGGGGACGGAGGATATCTTCGTCCACATGGAGACGCTGCGCCGCTACGGACTGACCGAGCTGCGTCCCGGTCAGGTCGTGCTGGTGCGCTACGGCAACGGGTCGAAGGGCCTAATGGCCGCGGAAATCCGCCCGGACGGCGGCGGCAGCTTCCCGTCGCACTAG
- a CDS encoding sulfotransferase domain-containing protein yields MWPARCLGCARQRGSCALILLDAIQPRGIVWLASYPKSGNTWVRAFLYTLLMSLLGTRVDNLDLDAVAYFGESDRLIEYYVPYLPDPGAVRDRAAVAMARPKVQAAIASGSPGPVMIKTHNALIDYLGAPLVNRAVSAGAVYVLRNPLDVVISLSHFRGLTIDAAIEDMATAGASTETNDEDVYFVTSSWSEHVASWTGRPTDAILPVRYEDLLAKPTEMFTAIAAHVRMPATPEQIAHAIELTTFERMQKAEAEKGFLEKPPHLERFFREGRAGQWRETLTTAQIERIVATQGEQMARFGYLPT; encoded by the coding sequence ATGTGGCCCGCCCGTTGCTTGGGGTGCGCACGTCAACGGGGCTCATGTGCTTTGATACTCCTAGATGCGATCCAGCCGCGTGGCATCGTGTGGTTGGCTTCCTATCCGAAGTCCGGAAACACATGGGTGCGCGCGTTCCTGTACACGCTGCTCATGAGCCTTTTAGGCACCAGGGTCGATAACCTCGACCTCGATGCGGTCGCCTACTTCGGCGAAAGCGACCGCCTGATCGAGTATTACGTTCCCTATCTCCCCGATCCGGGGGCGGTGCGCGACCGCGCGGCCGTCGCCATGGCGCGGCCCAAGGTGCAGGCCGCCATCGCCAGCGGTTCGCCGGGGCCGGTGATGATCAAAACGCACAACGCGCTGATCGACTATCTCGGCGCGCCGCTGGTCAACCGCGCGGTCTCGGCCGGCGCCGTCTATGTCCTGCGCAATCCGCTCGACGTCGTCATCTCGCTGTCCCATTTCCGCGGCCTGACCATCGATGCCGCCATCGAAGACATGGCGACGGCCGGCGCCTCGACCGAGACCAACGACGAGGACGTCTATTTCGTCACCAGCTCGTGGAGCGAGCACGTGGCGTCGTGGACCGGGCGGCCGACCGACGCGATCCTGCCGGTGCGCTATGAGGACCTGCTGGCAAAGCCCACCGAGATGTTCACCGCGATCGCCGCCCACGTCCGCATGCCGGCGACGCCGGAGCAGATCGCGCACGCCATCGAACTCACCACCTTCGAGCGGATGCAGAAGGCGGAGGCGGAAAAGGGCTTCCTCGAGAAGCCGCCGCACCTGGAACGCTTCTTCCGCGAGGGGCGCGCCGGGCAGTGGCGCGAGACGCTGACCACGGCGCAGATCGAGCGCATCGTCGCCACGCAGGGCGAACAGATGGCGCGGTTCGGCTACCTGCCGACGTAG
- a CDS encoding ThuA domain-containing protein, with product MKSALIVWGGWSGHEPEQCANIVRDMLAEENFDVRVADSTAAFADPAIADLNLIVPIITQIKIEKDELANLSAAVKGGVGIGGFHGGMGDSFREAVEYQFMVGGQWVAHPGNIIDYTVNITRPDDPVVAGIGDFPYRSEQYYMHVDPLNEVLATTTFTGEHAPWVAGAVMPVVWKKHYGKGRVFYSALGHVASEFNVPPMKEIVRRGLIWAAR from the coding sequence ATGAAAAGCGCGCTGATCGTCTGGGGCGGCTGGAGCGGGCATGAGCCCGAACAGTGCGCCAACATCGTTCGCGACATGCTCGCCGAGGAAAACTTCGACGTGCGTGTCGCCGACAGCACCGCGGCCTTCGCCGACCCGGCGATCGCCGACCTCAATCTGATCGTGCCTATCATCACGCAGATCAAGATCGAGAAGGACGAGCTCGCCAATCTCTCCGCCGCGGTGAAGGGCGGCGTCGGCATCGGCGGCTTCCACGGCGGCATGGGCGACTCCTTCCGCGAGGCGGTGGAGTATCAGTTCATGGTCGGCGGCCAGTGGGTGGCGCACCCCGGCAACATCATCGACTACACGGTCAACATCACCCGCCCGGACGATCCCGTCGTCGCCGGCATCGGCGATTTCCCGTACCGCTCCGAGCAGTACTACATGCACGTCGACCCGCTGAACGAGGTGCTGGCGACGACGACCTTCACCGGCGAGCACGCACCGTGGGTGGCCGGCGCCGTCATGCCAGTGGTGTGGAAGAAGCATTACGGCAAGGGCCGCGTCTTCTACTCCGCCCTGGGCCACGTCGCATCCGAGTTCAACGTGCCGCCGATGAAGGAAATCGTCCGCCGCGGCCTGATCTGGGCGGCGCGGTAG
- a CDS encoding fused MFS/spermidine synthase yields the protein MTNRPKRRPPAPPANAAPRQRNVALIWLTVVGLPVVVAAVAGYAIFGHVSAPAPEPVATADRPALVEEVESLYNDISVYRRADGDLMLLFGAKRLNYIESIVNPKDPLDLPVTYTQSMVAAALSYPSELRDAMIIGLGGGRTSWYLHKSVPELNYTAVELDPEVAHLADKYFGVKPEPNFDLEINDGRVWLTKTDKTFDVILIDAYRGPFVPFHLLTTEFYKLVAAHLNPGGVAVQNVEPTTMLFDSAVATIRSAFEHVVFLSGEGNIVVVAYNGPEKTDDEVGKLAAVRQVQYGFRYDLPTLLTRRFNPSWDDRTKPLTDDFAPVEYLKAIERHNEKQT from the coding sequence ATGACCAACCGCCCGAAGCGCCGCCCGCCTGCCCCGCCCGCCAACGCCGCCCCCCGCCAGCGCAATGTGGCGCTGATCTGGCTGACCGTCGTCGGCCTGCCGGTCGTGGTCGCCGCGGTCGCCGGATACGCGATCTTCGGCCATGTCAGCGCGCCAGCGCCGGAACCCGTCGCCACTGCCGACCGGCCGGCGCTCGTTGAGGAAGTCGAGTCGCTCTACAACGACATCAGCGTCTACCGCCGCGCCGACGGCGACCTGATGCTGCTGTTCGGCGCCAAGCGGCTCAACTACATCGAATCGATCGTCAACCCGAAAGACCCGCTCGACCTGCCGGTGACCTACACCCAGTCGATGGTCGCGGCCGCCCTCTCCTACCCGTCAGAGTTGAGGGACGCGATGATCATCGGCCTCGGCGGCGGGCGGACGAGCTGGTACCTGCACAAATCGGTGCCGGAGCTGAACTACACCGCTGTCGAGCTCGACCCCGAGGTCGCCCACCTCGCCGACAAATATTTCGGCGTGAAACCGGAGCCCAACTTCGACCTCGAGATCAACGACGGCCGCGTCTGGCTGACCAAGACCGACAAGACGTTCGACGTCATCCTGATCGACGCCTACCGCGGCCCGTTCGTGCCGTTCCACCTGCTGACGACGGAGTTCTACAAACTCGTCGCCGCGCATCTGAACCCGGGCGGCGTCGCGGTGCAGAACGTCGAGCCGACGACCATGCTGTTCGACAGCGCGGTGGCGACGATCAGGTCAGCGTTCGAGCATGTCGTCTTCCTCTCCGGCGAAGGCAACATCGTCGTCGTCGCCTACAACGGACCCGAGAAGACCGACGACGAGGTCGGCAAGCTCGCCGCGGTGCGCCAGGTGCAGTATGGCTTCCGCTACGATCTGCCGACGCTGCTCACGCGCCGCTTCAATCCGTCGTGGGATGATCGTACCAAGCCGCTCACCGACGATTTCGCGCCGGTCGAGTACCTGAAGGCGATCGAGCGCCACAACGAGAAGCAGACATGA
- a CDS encoding glycosyltransferase family 39 protein gives MLAAEVERFGAFLARSPRASLAAIFIAALACMLPGFATIAPLDGDEPGYAVAAREMVATGDYSTVRLQTEETEWRPRGAYWIEAFLLRLAGDNPPIAVARLPSLIAGVAAAMLTWWLAMAFGAPMTALVAGLFVAASGIVGLEARLATPDAILLAATTLCGGALARVWLRRDGKSDDLVAALFWTGLGLAILAKGWVAPAIVAAAALVLSIERGTPRWLMQLKPALGVVWLFLLISPWLIAVTLTLLQGVTDSASAQYLLQIGVPFQIQAPPGSYALILPLLAGPAATFIFTGLPWFAAELRRPVVFFALAWGGPLWLVAELINVKEPQWVLPAIPAVALLAAAAIDAGTAKIGGRISWFYSLGPLLWPPLVALLLPGIFFSIEGYFPWGMTVAFAIAGVLGPLTWLFLRRGALVAAALTAVVTVFFIYVGFFGSFVPGLSGLRVGERIAALAKQAELCAPQTFAAAGYPEESLVYALGPDTRLVDAWSAADFLNTNGCRIAVVDASQISAFRQRAEDLGLALVDKGRIGGFDLRKMHVVDIHLFVAGGAAP, from the coding sequence ATGCTGGCTGCGGAAGTCGAACGGTTCGGTGCCTTCCTCGCGCGTTCGCCGCGCGCGAGCCTTGCCGCAATCTTCATCGCGGCGCTGGCCTGCATGCTGCCCGGCTTTGCCACGATCGCACCGCTCGACGGCGACGAGCCGGGCTATGCGGTGGCGGCGCGCGAGATGGTCGCTACCGGCGATTATTCGACGGTGCGGCTGCAGACCGAGGAGACCGAGTGGCGGCCGCGCGGCGCCTACTGGATCGAGGCGTTTCTGTTGCGGCTGGCCGGCGACAACCCGCCGATCGCCGTCGCGCGCCTGCCCTCGCTCATCGCCGGGGTAGCGGCGGCGATGCTGACGTGGTGGCTGGCGATGGCGTTCGGGGCGCCGATGACGGCGCTGGTCGCCGGCCTGTTCGTGGCGGCGAGCGGCATCGTCGGCCTCGAGGCGCGGCTGGCGACGCCCGACGCGATCCTGCTCGCGGCGACCACGCTCTGCGGCGGCGCGTTGGCGCGGGTGTGGCTCAGGCGCGACGGCAAATCCGACGATCTCGTCGCGGCGCTGTTCTGGACCGGGCTCGGCCTCGCGATCCTCGCCAAGGGCTGGGTCGCGCCAGCGATTGTTGCGGCGGCGGCGCTCGTTCTCTCCATCGAGCGCGGGACGCCACGCTGGCTGATGCAGTTGAAGCCGGCGCTCGGCGTCGTCTGGCTGTTCCTGCTCATCTCGCCGTGGCTGATCGCGGTGACGCTGACGCTGCTGCAGGGCGTCACCGACAGCGCCAGCGCGCAGTACCTGCTGCAGATCGGCGTGCCGTTCCAGATCCAGGCGCCGCCGGGCAGCTACGCGCTGATCCTGCCGCTGCTCGCCGGCCCGGCGGCGACGTTCATCTTCACGGGCCTGCCGTGGTTCGCGGCGGAGCTCCGGCGGCCGGTCGTCTTCTTCGCGCTGGCGTGGGGCGGGCCGCTGTGGCTGGTGGCGGAATTGATCAACGTCAAGGAGCCGCAGTGGGTGCTGCCGGCGATCCCGGCGGTCGCGCTGCTCGCGGCCGCGGCGATCGACGCCGGCACGGCGAAGATCGGCGGCCGCATCTCGTGGTTCTATTCGCTGGGGCCGCTGCTCTGGCCGCCGCTGGTCGCGCTGCTCCTGCCCGGCATCTTCTTCTCGATCGAGGGATACTTCCCCTGGGGCATGACCGTCGCCTTCGCCATCGCCGGCGTGCTCGGGCCGCTGACGTGGCTGTTCCTGCGCCGCGGCGCGCTGGTCGCGGCGGCGCTGACGGCGGTGGTCACGGTCTTCTTCATCTATGTCGGCTTCTTCGGCTCGTTCGTGCCCGGCCTGTCGGGCTTGCGCGTCGGCGAGCGGATCGCGGCGCTGGCGAAGCAGGCGGAGCTCTGCGCGCCGCAGACCTTCGCCGCCGCCGGCTATCCGGAGGAGAGTCTGGTCTACGCGCTGGGGCCCGACACGCGTCTCGTCGATGCGTGGTCGGCGGCCGATTTCCTGAACACCAACGGCTGTCGCATCGCCGTCGTGGACGCATCGCAGATATCGGCGTTCCGCCAGCGCGCCGAGGACCTCGGGCTGGCGCTGGTCGACAAGGGACGCATCGGCGGCTTTGATCTCCGCAAGATGCACGTTGTCGACATCCATCTGTTCGTCGCCGGAGGCGCTGCGCCGTGA
- a CDS encoding fused MFS/spermidine synthase: MTIAGLHRRLAVGPGAAALVVADVATLGFITLGFEMIASRILTPLFGGDIYTWATIISIVVAGLMAGYFIGGMAADRFPTFAFAAGIKLVAAAYIVFVWLLVGGGLEAFLSGIADDTTARFIGGTIVCFPPLVILGMYSPLAVRLLLRDAEDAGTISGGLFAISSAGNIAGTLVTTFVLIPSIGTRAITGGFAAFLVLSGLVSLAAWLSRQR; encoded by the coding sequence ATGACGATTGCCGGCCTGCACCGGCGCCTCGCGGTCGGTCCCGGCGCCGCGGCGCTGGTCGTCGCGGACGTCGCCACCCTCGGCTTCATCACGCTGGGCTTCGAGATGATCGCCAGCCGCATCCTGACGCCGCTCTTCGGCGGCGACATCTACACCTGGGCGACGATCATCTCGATCGTCGTCGCCGGGCTGATGGCCGGATATTTCATCGGCGGCATGGCGGCCGACCGGTTCCCGACGTTCGCCTTCGCCGCCGGGATCAAGCTCGTCGCGGCGGCGTACATCGTCTTCGTCTGGCTGCTCGTCGGCGGCGGGCTGGAGGCGTTCCTGTCCGGCATCGCGGACGACACCACCGCACGCTTCATCGGCGGCACCATCGTCTGCTTCCCGCCGCTGGTGATCCTCGGGATGTACTCGCCGTTGGCGGTGCGACTGCTGCTCCGCGATGCGGAGGACGCCGGCACGATCTCGGGCGGCCTGTTCGCCATCTCCTCGGCGGGCAACATCGCCGGCACGCTGGTGACGACGTTCGTGCTCATCCCGTCGATCGGCACGCGCGCCATCACCGGTGGATTCGCCGCGTTCCTCGTGCTGTCGGGGCTGGTGTCGTTGGCGGCCTGGCTCAGCCGCCAACGCTAG
- a CDS encoding ETC complex I subunit — protein sequence MLARIFRPSRTAMQSGKAAALNWVLEYEPERRPAADPLMGYTSTTDMRRQIRLEFATREEAVEYAHRNGIPFTVLDDKTPAPKKLSYSDNFRTGRPEPWTH from the coding sequence ATGCTCGCCCGAATTTTCCGCCCGTCTCGTACCGCCATGCAGTCCGGCAAGGCCGCGGCGCTGAACTGGGTTCTGGAATACGAGCCGGAGCGCCGCCCCGCCGCCGATCCGCTGATGGGCTACACCTCGACCACCGACATGCGTCGCCAGATCAGACTTGAGTTCGCGACGCGCGAGGAGGCCGTGGAATACGCCCACCGCAACGGCATCCCCTTCACCGTCCTCGACGACAAGACGCCGGCGCCGAAGAAGCTGTCGTACTCGGACAACTTCCGCACCGGCCGCCCCGAGCCATGGACACACTAG
- a CDS encoding molecular chaperone — MIARLILLAAILALGVTGASAAALRVMPISIERVAPAAAASLTLSDGGTEPINVQVRVFRWRQGPGGDILEPTRDVIVSPPILKLVPGTDYTVRVVRVAKTAIKGEEAYRILADELPTRAPATEDSITLLLRYSIPVFFAAAGAAAPSVVWSVASSDGHLLVRATNRGAARLRISQLSIGTKEKTHTLVGGLAGYVLGGSTMTWSIPAPATAPTSGAATLSFDTDKGKVDVPVVIKPGA; from the coding sequence GTGATCGCACGCCTCATCCTTCTTGCCGCCATCCTTGCGCTTGGCGTCACCGGCGCCAGCGCCGCAGCGCTCCGCGTCATGCCGATCAGCATCGAGCGCGTCGCACCGGCAGCGGCGGCGAGCCTCACGCTGTCCGACGGCGGCACCGAGCCGATCAACGTGCAGGTGCGCGTCTTCCGCTGGCGTCAGGGACCGGGCGGCGACATCCTCGAGCCGACGCGCGACGTGATCGTGAGCCCGCCCATCCTCAAGCTCGTCCCGGGCACCGACTATACGGTGCGGGTCGTCCGCGTCGCCAAGACCGCGATCAAGGGCGAGGAGGCTTACCGCATCCTCGCCGACGAATTGCCGACCCGCGCGCCGGCCACCGAAGACAGCATCACGCTGCTGCTGCGCTATTCCATTCCGGTCTTCTTCGCCGCGGCCGGGGCCGCCGCGCCGAGCGTCGTCTGGTCGGTCGCGTCGAGCGACGGCCACCTTCTGGTGCGGGCAACCAACCGCGGCGCCGCGCGGCTGCGCATCTCGCAGCTCAGCATCGGCACGAAGGAGAAGACGCACACGCTTGTCGGCGGCCTTGCCGGATACGTGCTCGGCGGCAGCACCATGACGTGGAGCATTCCCGCGCCGGCTACGGCCCCGACTTCCGGCGCCGCGACCCTCAGCTTCGACACCGACAAGGGCAAAGTCGATGTGCCCGTGGTCATCAAGCCGGGCGCCTAG
- a CDS encoding Gfo/Idh/MocA family oxidoreductase: MQPMGIGLIGAGNISSQYLKAAPSFPILAVKGIADINMDAAKARAAEFGVPAKSVAELLADPEVDIVVNLTVPKAHVEVGLKAIAAGKHVHSEKPLGVTVAEGRKLIDAAKAKGVRVGGAPDTFMGGAHQTCRKLIDEGAIGQVITGIAFFGTPGHERWHPSPAFYYLQGGGPVLDMGPYYITALVNLLGPVKRVAAITSKARSERPITSEPLKGQMMPVEVATHAAATLEFWSGAIVTVVLSFDIPRYRHAPIELYGLTGTLGVPDPNWMDGEILIATADQDWKPVPIQHGHAEHNLRIMAVADMATAIRNGRPHRASGDLAFHVLEVMEAFQRSSDEKRHIEMTTRPERPAMMPTYLKTGEFD; encoded by the coding sequence GTGCAGCCCATGGGTATCGGCCTGATCGGGGCCGGCAACATCTCGTCGCAATACCTGAAGGCGGCCCCTTCCTTCCCCATCCTCGCCGTCAAAGGCATCGCCGACATCAACATGGATGCTGCGAAGGCGCGCGCCGCCGAGTTCGGCGTGCCGGCGAAATCCGTCGCCGAGCTGCTTGCCGATCCGGAAGTCGACATCGTCGTCAACCTGACGGTGCCGAAGGCGCATGTCGAGGTCGGCCTCAAGGCGATCGCCGCCGGCAAGCACGTCCACTCCGAGAAGCCGCTGGGCGTCACCGTCGCCGAAGGCAGGAAGCTGATCGACGCGGCAAAGGCAAAGGGCGTGCGCGTCGGCGGCGCGCCGGATACGTTCATGGGCGGCGCCCACCAGACGTGCCGCAAGCTGATCGACGAAGGCGCCATCGGCCAGGTGATCACCGGCATCGCCTTCTTCGGCACGCCGGGCCACGAGCGCTGGCACCCGAGCCCGGCCTTCTACTATCTGCAGGGCGGCGGGCCGGTGCTCGACATGGGGCCGTACTACATCACCGCGCTGGTCAATCTTTTGGGGCCGGTGAAACGCGTCGCCGCCATCACGTCCAAGGCGCGCAGCGAACGGCCGATCACCAGCGAGCCGCTCAAGGGCCAGATGATGCCGGTCGAGGTCGCGACCCACGCCGCCGCCACGCTGGAATTCTGGAGCGGCGCCATCGTCACCGTCGTCCTCTCCTTCGACATCCCGCGCTACCGCCACGCGCCAATCGAGCTTTACGGCCTGACCGGGACGCTTGGCGTCCCCGACCCCAACTGGATGGATGGCGAGATCCTCATCGCGACCGCCGATCAGGACTGGAAGCCGGTGCCGATCCAGCACGGCCACGCCGAGCACAATCTCCGCATCATGGCGGTCGCCGACATGGCCACCGCCATCCGCAACGGCCGCCCGCACCGCGCCAGCGGCGACCTCGCCTTCCACGTGCTGGAAGTCATGGAAGCCTTCCAGCGCTCCTCGGACGAAAAGCGGCACATCGAGATGACGACGCGGCCCGAACGCCCGGCGATGATGCCGACTTACCTCAAGACCGGCGAGTTCGACTGA
- a CDS encoding spore coat U domain-containing protein, with translation MRFRIVPAALAMLAAALLPGSGQAATATGSIAVSLTILSQCLVVGGTPMTFASTGVMTAALEATSLLTVLCTAGTSYNIGLNLAGTETTAIRQMSGTTVPANKVNYALYHEVGHSTFWGQSIGTDTTPATGNGLPQVYTVYGLVPVQTPAGADIYTESVAVTVTY, from the coding sequence ATGCGCTTCCGTATTGTGCCCGCCGCGCTGGCCATGCTGGCCGCGGCGTTGTTGCCCGGCAGCGGCCAGGCCGCCACCGCGACCGGCAGCATCGCCGTTTCTTTGACGATCCTCTCGCAATGCCTGGTTGTCGGCGGCACGCCGATGACCTTCGCCTCGACCGGCGTGATGACAGCCGCGCTTGAGGCAACCTCCCTGCTGACTGTCCTGTGCACGGCTGGCACGAGCTACAACATCGGCCTGAACCTCGCCGGCACCGAGACGACGGCAATCCGCCAGATGAGCGGCACGACGGTTCCCGCCAACAAGGTCAACTACGCGCTCTATCACGAGGTGGGCCACAGCACGTTCTGGGGCCAGTCGATCGGCACCGACACGACGCCGGCCACAGGCAACGGCCTGCCGCAGGTCTATACGGTCTACGGCCTCGTACCGGTCCAGACCCCGGCGGGCGCCGACATCTATACCGAAAGTGTCGCTGTCACCGTGACCTATTAG
- a CDS encoding VOC family protein translates to MKYLHTMVRVTDVEQSLRFYRDLLGLKEIRRSDNDAGRYTLIFLAPPGQEETPIELTYNWDPEVYAGGRNFGHLAYEVDDIYAFCDRLQKAGVTINRPPRDGRMAFVRSPDNISIEILQKGAAKAPAEPWKSMPNTGAW, encoded by the coding sequence ATGAAGTATCTCCACACCATGGTGCGCGTGACCGACGTCGAGCAGTCGCTGCGCTTCTATCGCGACCTGCTCGGCCTGAAGGAAATCCGCCGGAGCGACAACGACGCGGGACGGTACACGCTGATCTTCCTCGCGCCGCCGGGCCAGGAAGAGACACCGATCGAACTCACCTACAACTGGGACCCCGAGGTCTATGCCGGCGGGCGCAATTTCGGCCACCTCGCCTATGAGGTCGACGATATTTACGCCTTCTGCGACCGCCTCCAGAAGGCCGGCGTGACCATCAACCGTCCACCCCGTGACGGTCGCATGGCCTTTGTCCGCTCGCCCGACAACATCTCGATCGAGATTCTGCAGAAAGGCGCCGCAAAGGCGCCGGCGGAGCCCTGGAAATCAATGCCGAACACGGGCGCCTGGTAG